In Chaetodon trifascialis isolate fChaTrf1 chromosome 6, fChaTrf1.hap1, whole genome shotgun sequence, one DNA window encodes the following:
- the zdhhc8b gene encoding palmitoyltransferase ZDHHC8B: MPNSAGKRFKPTKYIPVSTAATLLVGSTTLFFVFTCPWLTKVISPAVPLYNGLVFLFVLANFSMATFMDPGVYPRADEDEDKDDDFRAPLYKNVEIKGIQVRMKWCATCHFYRPPRCSHCSVCDNCVEDFDHHCPWVNNCIGRRNYRYFFLFLLSLSIHMVGVFSFGLIFVLHHRERLGALHTTVTLVVMCIAGLFFIPVMGLTGFHMVLVARGRTTNEQVTGKFRGGVNPFTKGCCGNVEYVLCSPLAPRYMLDPRKKPHVKIQPPFIRPDLSDRQITIKVSDNGIHSTIISSKSKSSLDGLDDKETQPPLPPKADRYNQLKSQMTSSEESSLSGKTHPSTPAMYKFRPSFGTMPKVHYHTAGEKIVMTDDRKTSAIMEEGVRGHDYRSEPNLDLPEYTNAPLHRTFQSSPLQLDSDPINSRSHSLKQGQRRPEKGHLPALQPQTVTSTPYKSVFSPNTLSNRNGSLSYDSLLNPSLSPATASECMAHRGMPSMGFHSPYLPTKMCHIREPEMQRHQVAPTYSPVMPPRGVGRQSPHARDRDPSPVRYDNLSQTIMASIQERKEMEEREKRQMLHGRSQTHIYAQDSGVFDGGYGLPTNACYPDGPRAPGSRGPTPPAYGGSRDNLMGVGLVSYGQRTPVLRHAGSTLGRAPRTSSTSLHTDHSSTNSSHSRATAPEGPYRSPVHHPHSPAVPRSPSYSHQKLSYISAHERTDSPRPGGPREAMKVNGQMDCHPSAQGATLSPSRHSNVKKVTGVGGTTYEISV, translated from the exons GTGCCCCTGGTTGACAAAGGTAATCTCTCCCGCTGTGCCTCTCTACAATGGCCTGGTCTTCCTCTTCGTCTTGGCCAACTTCAGCATGGCAACCTTCATGGACCCTGGTGTTTACCCCAGAG cggacgaggacgaggacaagGACGATGATTTCCGAGCGCCGCTCTACAAGAACGTGGAGATCAAGGGCATTCAGGTCCGGATGAAGTGGTGCGCCACCTGTCACTTCTACAGACCGCCTCGCTGCTCGCACTGCAGCGTCTGTGACAactgtgtggag GACTTCGACCACCACTGTCCCTGGGTGAACAACTGCATTGGACGGAGGAACTACCGctacttcttcctcttcctgctgtcgCTGAGCATCCACATGGTGGGAGTTTTCTCCTTCGGCCTCATCTTTGTCCTCCACCACCGGGAGAGACTGGGAGCGCTGCACACCACTGTCAC TCTGGTGGTCATGTGCATAGCAGGGCTCTTCTTTATTCCAGTCATGGGACTCACAGGTTTCCATATGGTGCTCGTAGCTCGGGGTCGGACAACCAACGAACAG GTGACGGGCAAGTTTCGTGGAGGAGTAAATCCCTTCACTAAGGGTTGCTGTGGCAACGTGGAGTATGTCTTATGTAGTCCCCTGGCTCCGAG GTACATGTTGGACCCCAGGAAAAAACCCCATGTTAAAATTCAGCCCCCATTCATCAGACCTGACCTGTCAGACAGGCAGATCACCATCAAGGTCAGCGACAACGGCATCCACAGCACCATTATCAGCTCCAAG TCCAAAAGCAGCCTGGATGGCCTGGACGACAAAGAGACCCAGCCGCCACTGCCGCCCAAAGCTGACAGGTACAACCAACTGAAAAGCCAGATGACCTCCAGCGAAG agagttctctttCTGGTAAGACCCACCCTTCCACTCCAGCCATGTACAAATTCAGGCCGTCCTTTGGCACCATGCCTAAAGTCCACTACCACACTGCTGGAGAGAAG ATTGTTATGACAGATGACAGGAAGACCTCGGCCATCATGGAAGAGGGTGTCCGTGGTCATGACTACCGATCTGAGCCAAACCTGGACCTGCCGGAGTACACCAATGCTCCTCTCCACCGCACCTTCCAGTCCTCTCCCCTCCAGCTGGACTCTGACCCCATCAACTCACGCTCCCACAGCCTGAAGCAGGGTCAACGGCGGCCAGAGAAAGGCCACCTCCCAGCCCTGCAGCCGCAGACAGTCACCTCCACCCCCTACAAGAGTGTCTTCTCACCCAACACACTCTCCAACCGTAATGGCAGCCTGTCTTATGACAGCCTGCTCAACCCCAGCCTCTCCCCAGCCACTGCCAGTGAGTGCATGGCCCATCGTGGCATGCCCTCCATGGGGTTCCACTCGCCCTACCTGCCCACCAAAATGTGCCACATCCGGGAACCTGAAATGCAGAGGCACCAGGTCGCCCCCACCTACAGTCCAGTGATGCCACCCAGGGGGGTGGGAAGGCAGTCCCCTCATGCAAGGGACAGGGACCCATCCCCAGTGCGCTACGACAACCTCTCCCAGACCATCATGGCCTCCATCCAGGAGcgaaaggagatggaggagagggagaagcgGCAGATGTTGCATGGGCGCTCCCAGACCCATATCTATGCCCAGGACTCTGGTGTGTTTGATGGGGGCTATGGCCTACCCACCAATGCTTGCTACCCAGATGGGCCTCGTGCCCCTGGCTCCAGAGGCCCAACACCCCCAGCCTATGGAGGCTCCAGGGACAACCTGATGGGGGTCGGGTTGGTGAGCTACGGGCAACGAACCCCTGTGTTGCGCCATGCTGGCTCCACGCTGGGCCGCGCCCCAAGGACTTCATCCACCTCCCTGCACACAGATCACAGTAGCAccaacagcagccacagcagggcCACCGCCCCCGAGGGCCCCTATCGCTCCCCAGTTCACCATCCACACTCCCCTGCTGTGCCCCGATCCCCCTCCTACTCCCACCAGAAACTTTCCTACATCAGTGCCCATGAGAGGACAGACTCACCTCGTCCAGGGGGCCCAAG AGAGGCCATGAAAGTTAATGGGCAGATGGACTGCCACCCCAGTGCCCAGGGTGCCACCCTCAGCCCCAGTCGCCACAGTAATGTCAAAAAGGTGACAGGTGTAGGAGGCACCACTTATGAGATATCAGTGTGA
- the ranbp1 gene encoding ran-specific GTPase-activating protein, whose product MADPKEQEEHETTAEDSNHDPHFEPIVSLPEQDVKTLEEDEEELFKMRAKLYRFASENDPPEWKERGTGDVKLLKHKDKGTIRLLMRRDRTLKICANHHIKPTMELKPNAGSDRAWVWNTLADYADESPKPELLAIRFLNAENAQKFKVKFDECKEEVRKNVEGTSNTDSANKVAEKLEELSVKDGASEEKKEEDKKETEKKEEEKVKAEEKN is encoded by the exons ATGGCAGACCCGAAG GAACAAGAAGAGCACGAAACTACTGCAGAGGACTCTAATCACGATCCCCACTTCGAGCCCATCGTGTCCCTTCCTGAGCAGGATGTGAAAACAttagaggaggatgaggaggaactCTTCAAAAT GCGGGCTAAACTATATCGTTTTGCCTCTGAGAACGACCCACCAGagtggaaggagagaggaacCGGTGACGTCAAgctgctgaaacacaaagacaaggGCACAATCCGCCTCCTGATGAGGAGAGACCGAACCTTGAAGATTTGTGCCAATCACCACA TTAAACCTACAATGGAGCTGAAGCCCAACGCAGGCAGTGACAGGGCATGGGTGTGGAACACACTAGCAGATTATGCTGATGAAAGCCCCAAACCTGAACTCTTGGCAATCCGCTTTTTAAATGCAGAAA ATGCACAGAAGTTCAAGGTCAAGTTTGATGAGTGCAAGGAGGAGGTCAGAAAAAATGTAGAGGGAACAA GCAACACTGATAGTGCAAACAAAGTGGCAGAGAAGCTGGAGGAACTCTCCGTAAAAGACGGGGCgtcagaggaaaagaaggaagaggacaaaaaggagactgagaagaaagaagaggaaaaggtgaAGGCTGAGGAGAAGAATTGA